In a genomic window of Tursiops truncatus isolate mTurTru1 chromosome 7, mTurTru1.mat.Y, whole genome shotgun sequence:
- the LOC141279155 gene encoding coiled-coil domain-containing protein 150-like → METTMSRPVLCPACINATASETFMVLQQRMRIVEEQTSSLRNDLIMLDFGEKRGHLQTPKCLEEPVSQNIISPIQNEIICSGKTDILWKNCEFLVNRMCRLESLIQSLKMNIFVCKLKKI, encoded by the exons ATGGAAACTACAATGTCCAGACCAGTCCTCTGTCCAGCCTGCATCAATGCTACAGCTTCTGAAACATTCATGGTACTTCAGCAAAGGATGAGAATAGTTGAGGAACAGACCAGTTCTCTGAGGAATGACCTAATAATGTTGGACTTTGGTGAAAAAAg AGGCCACTTGCAAACTCCAAAATGTTTAgaggagcctgtgagccagaaCATCATTAGCCCTATCCAGAATGAAATAATTTGTTCAGGAAAAACAGATATTTTATGGAAGAACTGTGAGTTTCTGGTAAATCGAATGTGCCGTCTGGAAAGCCTCATCCAGTCCTTGAAGATGAACATCTTCGTCTGCAAACTGAAAAAGATTTGA